The Candidatus Hydrogenedentota bacterium DNA window TTACGCCTGCGCGCATTTCGCCGGAAGCCACCAAGCGCGCGCAAGAGATGGCGGTTTGCGTGCATAACGTCATCGGTTGCAGCGGTTTGAGCCGTAGCGACATGATTCTTGACGGCGACCAGCCGATGTGGATTGAGGTGAACACGCTTCCTGGTATGACGGAAACGTCGCTGTTTCCGCAGGCGGCGGCCGCCACGGGGATTCCGTTTGCAGAATTGACGTCACTGTTGGTGGAGAATGCGCTGGCCAAGGCGCATACGTGAGAACATGCCTTTCCCGCGTGCGCATTGCGCTGTGGAGTTTCAAGTGACGATTTGCGCAAATTTGACGTTGTACAAAAGCAACAAGACATGGAAGAAGAGTGAGTAGCCATTCAATGAACATCGAATTCACCAAACTGCACGGACTCGGAAACGATTACCTCTTTATTGAAGACGCCAAGCACCGCATTGATGACCCCGCGGAGCTGTCGCGGAAGATGAGCCACCGCCATTTGGGCGCGGGCGCGGATGGGATCATCCTGATACTGCCCGGGCAGAAGGGCGGCGAGTTCGCCATGCGCATCTTCAACGCCGATGGCAGCGAGGCCGAGACCTGCGGAAATGGTATCCGGTGTTTCGCGAAGTATGTCTACGAACGGAAGATGACCGACAAAACCGATTTCGTCATCGAGACGCTCGGAGGTCCGAATCGCGTGACGTTGACGGTAGATAACGGCGTCGTGACGCGCGTCCGCTCAAACATGGGCATTCCGCGTTTTGATCGGGCAGAGATCCCGATGATCGGCGGGCCGGGCCGGGTCATTGAAGAAGACCTCGACGTTGACGGCACGATCATGAAGGTGACGTGTGCCAACGTCGGCAACCCGCACGCGGTCTTCTTCGTGGAGGACGCCACCGCAGTTCCTCTCGCGCAAATCGGTCCGAAGATCGAATGCCACCCCAAGTTTCCCAAGCGCACCAACGTCGAGTTTGTGACGGTGAAGGATCGCCAGAACATAGTCATGCGCATCTGGGAGCGCGGCAGCGGAATCACGATGGCCAGCGGCAGCGGCTCCTGCGGCTCGGCCCTCGCATCGATGATTACGAATCGCGTCGATCGTAAAGTGAACG harbors:
- the dapF gene encoding diaminopimelate epimerase, translated to MNIEFTKLHGLGNDYLFIEDAKHRIDDPAELSRKMSHRHLGAGADGIILILPGQKGGEFAMRIFNADGSEAETCGNGIRCFAKYVYERKMTDKTDFVIETLGGPNRVTLTVDNGVVTRVRSNMGIPRFDRAEIPMIGGPGRVIEEDLDVDGTIMKVTCANVGNPHAVFFVEDATAVPLAQIGPKIECHPKFPKRTNVEFVTVKDRQNIVMRIWERGSGITMASGSGSCGSALASMITNRVDRKVNVHLVYGVLTIEWAEDGFVYQEGPATEAYSGVWKG